The segment acatcagaCCACTgtcctcaggtttcagagggttaatgacGGAGCGAGCAGAGGTGCGTCTGTATGAACGTCCTCACCTGAACGAGGGCTCTCCTGCACAGTCCGGCTTTGACCAAAGATTTTGCCACCCAGCGTGCCGCATAAGCTCCGGACCGATCCACTTTGGAGTAGTCTTTCCCGGAGAAAGCCCCTCCTCCGTGCCCTCCCCATCCTCCGTATGTGTCCACGATGATTTTACGCCCCGTGAGTCCCGCGTCGCCCTGGTGATACAAAAGCATCAGCCCCTGCTTCCCCACACGttcattcatcttttcatc is part of the Plectropomus leopardus isolate mb unplaced genomic scaffold, YSFRI_Pleo_2.0 unplaced_scaffold52659, whole genome shotgun sequence genome and harbors:
- the LOC121939609 gene encoding S-adenosylmethionine synthase-like; its protein translation is VTVEYRDNTGAMEPLRVHTVVISVQHGPDITLQEIRHNLMEKVVKVVIPARYLDDKTIYHLLPSGKFLMGGPQGDAGLTGRKIIVDTYGGWGGHGGGAFSGKDYSKVDRSGAYAARWVAKSLVKAGLCRRALVQVRTFIQTHLCSLRH